The Manihot esculenta cultivar AM560-2 chromosome 1, M.esculenta_v8, whole genome shotgun sequence genome has a window encoding:
- the LOC110611228 gene encoding subtilisin-like serine-protease S → MGASLCSCRWLCIFNLLLLCVFVGQFGFCFSSKAYVVYMGSKNIGDHPDHILAQNHQILAAVHGGSIEQARASHLYSYKHGFRGFAAKLTDEQASQISKMPGVVSVFPNLKRRLHTTHSWDFMGLLGEETMEIPGYSTKNQVNIIIGFIDTGIWPESPSFSDDDMPPVPARWKGRCQSGEAFNASYCNRKVIGARYYMSGYEAEEDSDKILSFRSPRDSSGHGSHTASTAAGRYVSNMNYKGLATGGARGGAPMARIAVYKTCWDSGCYDVDLLAAFDDAIRDGVHILSLSLGPDAPQGDYFNDAISIGSFHAAARGVLVVASAGNEGNQGSATNLAPWMITVAASSTDRDFASDIILGNAANFSGESLSLFEMNASARIISASEAYAGYFTPYQSSYCLESSLNSTKARGKVLVCRHAESSTESKLAKSTVVKEAGGVGMVLIDEADQDVAIPFLIPSAIVGKEIGNKILSYINGTRKPIAKISRAKTVLGSQPAPRIAAFSSKGPNALTPEILKPDVTAPGLNILAAWSPAVGKMHFNILSGTSMACPHVTGIAALIKAVNPSWSPSAIKSAIMTTATILDKNLNPITVDPSGRRGNAFDYGSGFIDPTSVLDPGLIYDAQPTDYKAFLCSIGYDERSLHLVTRDNSTCNQTLTTASDLNYPSITVPNLKGNISITRTVTNVGKPRSIYKAVVSNPVGINVTVVPKRLVFNSYGQKIKFTVNLKVAAPSKGYTFGFLTWRNRMTRVTSPIVVRVASSTMGLMR, encoded by the exons ATGGGTGCTTCACTCTGTAGTTGTCGGTGGCTTTGCATCTTCAATCTGCTATTGCTTTGTGTTTTTGTTGGACAGTTTGGATTTTGCTTTTCTTCTAAG GCTTATGTTGTTTATATGGGAAGCAAAAATATTGGAGACCACCCAGACCACATTCTTGCCCAAAACCACCAAATACTCGCCGCTGTTCACGGTGGCAG CATTGAACAAGCGCGGGCCTCTCACCTTTATAGCTACAAACATGGCTTCAGGGGATTTGCTGCCAAGTTAACGGACGAACAAGCTTCCCAGATTTCTA AGATGCCTGGAGTGGTCTCTGTGTTTCCCAATTTGAAACGAAGGCTTCACACCACTCACTCTTGGGATTTCATGGGTCTCTTGGGTGAAGAAACAATGGAGATTCCTGGATATTCTACTAAGAACCAAGTTAACATTATTATTGGTTTCATAGATACAG GAATCTGGCCTGAATCTCCAAGTTTTAGCGATGATGACATGCCCCCAGTGCCAGCCAGATGGAAGGGGCGGTGCCAATCAGGAGAAGCATTCAATGCCTCATATTGCAACAG GAAAGTGATTGGAGCAAGATACTATATGAGTGGCTATGAAGCTGAAGAAGATTCAGACAAAATATTGTCATTTAGATCTCCAAGGGACAGCTCTGGTCATGGCAGCCACACAGCCTCAACTGCTGCAGGTCGTTATGTGTCAAATATGAATTACAAGGGGTTGGCAACTGGGGGAGCTAGAGGTGGTGCACCAATGGCCAGAATTGCAGTGTACAAAACTTGTTGGGACTCCGGTTGCTATGATGTTGATTTACTAGCTGCCTTCGATGATGCGATTAGAGACGGGGTTCATATATTGTCTTTGTCTCTGGGTCCAGATGCCCCTCAGGGAGATTATTTCAATGATGCCATCTCTATTGGATCATTTCACGCTGCTGCTCGTGGAGTGTTGGTAGTTGCTTCAGCCGGAAATGAAGGAAACCAAGGTTCTGCAACAAATCTCGCCCCATGGATGATTACAGTTGCTGCCAGTTCAACAGATAGGGACTTTGCATCTGATATCATATTAGGAAATGCTGCTAATTTTTCG GGTGAAAGTCTCAGTCTCTTTGAAATGAATGCTTCTGCAAGAATCATCTCTGCCTCTGAAGCCTATGCTGGATACTTCACTCCTTACCAATCCAG TTATTGcttagagagttccttgaatAGTACTAAAGCCAGAGGGAAAGTCCTTGTCTGTCGACATGCTGAGAGTTCAACAGAATCTAAGCTGGCAAAGAGTACAGTTGTCAAAGAAGCTGGTGGAGTTGGGATGGTCCTTATTGATGAGGCAGATCAAGATGTTGCCATTCCCTTTCTAATTCCCTCTGCCATTGTTGGAAAGGAGATAGGGAACAAGATCCTATCTTATATTAATGGCACACG AAAACCAATAGCAAAAATATCCCGTGCAAAGACGGTTTTGGGTTCTCAGCCTGCACCACGGATTGCAGCATTTTCTTCCAAAGGACCCAATGCTTTAACCCCTGAAATTTTGAAG CCTGATGTCACAGCTCCTGGACTTAACATCCTCGCAGCATGGTCTCCTGCAGTTGGGAAAATGCATTTCAACATTCTTTCTGGAACTTCCATGGCCTGCCCACATGTAACAGGAATTGCAGCCTTGATCAAAGCAGTTAATCCTTCTTGGTCTCCATCTGCCATCAAATCTGCAATCATGACTACTG CTACCATCCTCGACAAAAACCTCAATCCCATTACAGTGGATCCTAGTGGAAGAAGAGGTAACGCTTTTGATTATGGATCAGGATTTATTGATCCAACAAGTGTCCTTGATCCCGGTCTCATATATGATGCACAGCCAACAGACTATAAAGCTTTTCTCTGTTCAATTGGTTACGATGAGAGATCGCTGCATTTGGTTACGAGAGACAATAGCACATGTAATCAGACTTTGACAACAGCTTCCGACCTCAATTATCCTTCCATCACTGTGCCGAATCTTAAAGGCAACATCTCTATAACTCGAACAGTGACGAATGTTGGCAAACCAAGAAGCATTTATAAAGCTGTAGTGTCTAATCCTGTTGGAATCAATGTCACTGTTGTGCCGAAGCGGCTAGTCTTCAACAGCTACGGCCAGAAGATTAAGTTCACTGTGAATTTGAAGGTTGCAGCTCCATCAAAGGGCTATACATTTGGGTTTTTGACATGGAGAAATAGAATGACAAGGGTCACTAGCCCTATAGTTGTTCGGGTTGCATCTTCAACTATGGGGTTGATGAGATGA
- the LOC110611372 gene encoding uncharacterized protein LOC110611372 has protein sequence MVWWTGPARFSRVLLLGRLPSCCSGLQTIQPIIQAILRPKPLVDRPRSLSISRPDLLLWARLNLILLVKNTQDSRMPPSGEIANSKPRKKKSSTSRVSFIPLQGNNIQQAQGPLRTSQKVSKRSLKNKGSPLIQQQERSNSDSLPDSSTSENEYRALRRKYLLLEEESFGLGRELKTVEEDVKTLEDEKLALLDQLVVLEGLLDPSEVHCHEFVSL, from the exons TCCCGTGTACTATTATTGGGCCGGCTTCCTTCTTGCTGCTCGGGCTTGCAAACGATCCAGCCTATCATTCAGGCTATACTTCGGCCGAAGCCGCTGGTAGACCGACCTAGGAGCCTTTCGATCTCAAGGCCTGATCTCCTTTTGTGGGCCCGACTCAATCTAA TACTGCTGGTGAAAAATACGCAAGATTCAAGGATGCCACCATCAGGGGAAATTGCAAACTCCAAGCCACGCAAAAAGAAATCCTCAACCTCTAGAGTTTCCTTCATCCCATTACAAGGTAATAACATCCAGCAGGCACAGGGCCCGCTGAGAACAAGCCAGAAGGTATCCAAAAGGAGCTTGAAGAACAAGGGCTCTCCACTGATTCAGCAACAGGAAAGATCAAATTCAGATTCATTGCCTGACTCATCTACATCAGAAAATGAATATCGTGCGCTCAGACGGAAGTATTTGCTGTTGGAGGAAGAAAGCTTTGGTCTGGGGAGAGAATTGAAAACGGTGGAAGAGGACGTTAAGACACTTGAAGATGAGAAACTTGCATTGTTAGACCAACTGGTTGTGTTAGAAGGTCTACTTGATCCTTCAGAAGTGCATTGTCATGAGTTTGTATCACTGTGA